The DNA region TAAGGCCTCGCCTATGCTTTTTACGGGGTCCACGGGTTTTTTAGGCGGCTCCTGGCCGGGTGCCGGTGCGAGCTCGGCCGGCGGCTTGCCGATCTGGCTGGAAAGCAGGTCCAGCAGGCCGCCTTGCACCGCCTCTTTTACCGCCTTGCTGCCCACCTCTTTCCACTGAACCTGGTAGCCTAAATGATCAAAGGGACCGGATACCCGTACTGGCACCGTGACGTTGCGCAACTCGGCCAAACCAGCGTTGTCGCGCGCGGCGCGATCGCCTGCCACTTTGATATTGAGCATCACATCCAGTTGATCGTTAACCAGATCCACCGACGCCGGCGTACCTTGGGTTACGCGAAGCACGGGTGCGACGAGACTCAGCTTATTGACGGTGCCTTGACCATGGTCGAAGGCCATATCGACATCCAGCGCGCTGAATGGCGTGCGCCTGTCGATGTCAAAGCGAGTGACCAGATCGGGCAGTTGCCCGCTGAACATATTGCGCACGACAGCGTTGACCTCGCGTAGCGTCTGCGCCACGTCTATGCCACGAATTGCGCCATCACGGATCTTGCCTTGCACCGTGCCGGTCAGGCCCGCTTCCAGTGCCGGTACGGTATCGCCCTGGCTGGCCAGCTTAAGGCTGATCGTCCCCCGGCCCTCCAGACGGCGTTCGCGGGCAGCCGCCTGCAAGAAAGGCGCGAGCGATACATTGGTCAAAGCCAAGTCGCCCGTGAAGGCGTTCTGTGCATCGGCTGTAAGCGTACCGGCCAACAGCCCTTCGTAGAGATCAGCCTTGATGCCGCTGATGGTCAGCTTGCCGTCCGCCGCCAATACGTTGGCCGCGAATTTCTTGGCTTCGAGATCTTGCACCTTCAGTTCCCCGATGGCTATCTCGCCGTGGACGTCGGCGGACTGCAGGAAGGACAGGTTGACCGTCTGGGCGGCCTTGTCCGGCGCAGCGGGCGGCGCAGTCTCTTTCGGGGCCGGTGCAGGGGGTTTCTCTTGGACGTCCTTTGCCGCGGGCGGTGCTGCTGCCGGCGGCGCAGGCGGCGGGAACAAGGTGTTGAAATCAAGCCGATCTGCTGCCAGGGTGAACTTGACCTTGGGGTCTTTCAGTTGTGTTGCGTTGACGCGGAAGTCGAGCCGGCTGCCGCTTAGCACCGCATTGATTTCACTAACCAGTTGATCTTGAACCAGGTCGGCCTGCAGGCTGCCAATAAACGGAAACTGGAAACTGCCGCCAGGCAGCGCCGCATCTTCGATCCGGATATCGCCTTTCATGGCGGACAAGCCGCCTTTCTCTTCAAAGACGTCCCACACCGCCGGTGAAGTCATGTTTACCTGCACCAATCGCGCGTTCTCTTTCAGGCCCGCATCGATAGTGAGCTGCTCGAAAGTCAGCTTGCTGGCGTTTCCGCCTATGCCTTTCATGCCCAGGGCCACTGCAAGCACGTCGTTACCTTCACCGAACTTGATGGTGCCGGATATAGGCTCGCCCTGGGCGGCATCGGGAGAAATCGCCAGGCTGGGAGCGTCGAAAGCAATATCAAACGGCTTATCGGGCAGCTTGCCGCGGGCACGATAGGCCAGCTTCTCTACCTTTAGCTGTGCCTGGCTGCGATCCATCTTCAGTTGCGGCACGGTCAGACCGATGTCCAGCCCCTCGATGGGGGTGTCGCCGCCGACGTCTCCTTGTACGATCAACTCCAGCCCACTGGCACTGACCATTTCGCTGTACGCGCTGTACGCCAGATTGCCGCGCAAGCTGACAGCCCGTGCTTGCAAGGGACCCAGCATGCCGGCAACCGTCAGGTTAAGCCGTTGAGCCGAATAGGCTTGCTCATCGGGGTTGAACTTGACGATGGCCTGAGCGTCGATATTGGCGTCGGCAACGGGGAAGTCCCCCATCAGCTTGCCCTTGAGCGCCACATCGAAGGCCTGGTTGACGGTCATGCGTCCTGTATTGACATCCAGCTTTACCACGCGAGCCGACGAGCCCGTTATGTTGTCGTAGAGGTGGATCTCGCCATTCTTGAGATCGAGCCCGGCAATATCAATCTGCAGTTCCGCGCCGTCATCCGTTGCGCTTTTACCGGGCTCCGACAGCGCGTCAGTGTCTTGCGGCACCGGCTGTGCCTGGGCGGATGAAACCGGCTTGAGGTTGGGCAGAGATACCGCAGCCAGCGGCGGGGCCAGAACTTCCAGCCCGGCTGAGCGCCGCTCGATAAGATCACGGAAATTGAACTGGCCATGCTGATCACGCGTGACCCATGCCTTGAAGCCGGTAACAGCCACATGGTCAATGACCAGCCGATTGAACATCAAGGGCCAGATCGCGACCGCAAAGCGAGCGCTATCGACAGACGCAAACGTATCAGAACTGTTCCGGTTGGACAGCGACACGTTCTCGACGGACAAGCCTATACGAGGAAACAGCGACAGCTCGATCTCGCCCTTGATGGAGAGCGTACGCTGGTACCGATCGAAGACAACTTCCTCGAGCTTGCTTTTATAGGCGTTGGGGTCGAACGTCAGGAGGAATATTGCGATACCAACCAGCGCAACGATGACCACCACGACGAGACTGAACAGCACCCGTTTCAACCAAACTTTCATTTCCAGCCTCTAAAACCACGGGCGAACCCTAAGCCACATGCGGCATTCGGAATGCTAACCCATGATGACGGGACGATCGGGGAACCCGCGCCGCCTTTTTACGCACGCAATCGCAAAAAATTGCCGGGGTTGGCAGCAGGAACCTGATTTTATTACTATGGGCAATATAGAAATTGATCAAACATCGGTAGACAGATGGTACAACCCAGTACGATGTATATATGATCGCAGAATCAGCCCACCCATAACTTACAAGACGACACATGAAATTCGAAACCCTCGCCATCCATGCCGGCTACAAGCCCGACCCGACGACCAAATCCGTTGCAGTGCCCATTTACCAGACCACGTCTTACGCCTTCGATAGCACCCAGCATGGCGCCGATTTGTTCGACCTTAAAGTGCCGGGCAACATCTATACACGCATCATGAACCCCACGAACGCCGTGCTGGAAGAGCGCGTTGCCGCCCTGGAAGGTGGCGTTGCCGCCTTGGCTGTGGCTTCGGGCATGTCTGCCATTACGTACGCGATTCAGGCCATTGCACAGGCCGGTGACAACATTGTATCGGTCGCCAAGCTATATGGCGGCACTTACAACCTGTTCGCGCATACCTTTCCGCGCCAGGGCATCACCGTAAAGTTTGCACCGCATAACGACGTTGCCGCCCTGGAAGCCCTGATTGACGAAAATACCAAGGCTGTCTTCTGCGAAACCATCGGCAACCCAGCCGGCAACATCGTCGATATCCAGGCCTTCGCCGACGCAGCTCACCGTCATGGCGTTCCGCTTATTGTAGACAACACGGTGGCCTCGCCGGCACTGTGCCGCCCAATAGACTACGGCGCGGACATCGTTGTGCACGCCCTGACCAAATACATGGGCGGTCATGGCACCACTATTGCAGGCGCGATTGTCGATTCGGGCAAGTTCCCCTGGGCCGAAAACAAGAAGCGCTTCCCGATGCTGAACGAGCCAGATCCGTCCTACCATGGCGTGGTCTACACCGAAGCCTTTGGCCCCGCCGCTTTCATTGGCCGCTGCCGCGTCGTACCGCTGCGCAATACCGGCGCTGCACTGTCGCCCTTCAATGCCTTCCTGATATTGCAAGGCATCGAAACGCTGTCGCTGCGCATGGAACGCCATACCGAAAACGCCATGAAGGTTGCCCAGTATCTGAAGCAGCACCCGCAAGTATCGTGGGTGCAATATGCCGGTCTGGAAGACCATCCCGAGCATGCCCTGGCCAAAAAATATGTGGGCGGCAAACCCGCCAGCATCCTGTCGTTCGGCGTCAAGGGCGGCAGCGCTGCCGGCGCGCGCTTCATTGATGCCTTGCAACTGATTTTGCGCTTGGTCAACATAGGCGATGCAAAATCGCTGGCCTGCCACCCCGCTTCCACCACACACCGTCAGCTTAGTCCCGAAGAGCTGGCCGCCGCCGGCGTGGGCGAAGATATGGTCAGGCTTAGCGTGGGCCTGGAGCATATTGACGACATCCTGGCCGACCTGGAACAGGCTCTTCGAGTATAGTAGCTTCAAAAGCAGCATCAAAAGAAACCACAACCTAGCGGAAGAGACTACATGCATATTGGAATCCCACGTGAAACCGCGGCGGGCGAGACGCGCGTGGCCGCAACCCCAGAGACGGTAAAAAAATTCGTCGCGGCCAAGCATTCCGTCGTCGTAGAACGCGGCGCGGGATCCCAAGCACATTTTCTCGACGAAGCCTACGAGCAGGCCGGCGCCACACTGGCCGACAGCTCGCAGGCGCTGGGCGCCGACATCGTGCTGAAGGTGCGCTCGCCCGACTCGCAAGAACGGCAGCACATGAAGCAAGGTGCGCTGCTTATCGGCATGCTCGACCCGTTCAACGCGCCGGGCATCGCCGAACTGGCCAGCGCCGGCCTGACCGCCTTTGCGCTCGAAGCCGCCCCGCGCATTACCCGCGCACAAAGCCTGGACGTGCTTTCTTCCCAAGCCAACCTGGCTGGCTACAAGGCAGTGCTGCTCGCTGCCAACCAGTACGGGCGGCTCTTTCCCATGATGATGACGGCGGCGGGCACCCTGAAGGCCGCACGTGTCGTGGTATTGGGCGCCGGTGTGGCGGGTCTGCAGGCTATCGCCACCGCCAAGCGTCTGGGCGCCGTGGTCGAGGCCTCGGACGTGCGTCCCGCAGCCAAAGAGCAAATCGAATCCCTGGGCGCAAAGTTTATCGACGTACCGTTTGAAACCGACGAAGAGCGCGACATCGCGCAAGGCGTCGGCGGCTATGCACGTCCGATGCCTGCTGCCTGGATGGCACGCCAGGCAGCCTTGGTGGCTGAGCGCTGCAAGCAGGCCGACATCGTGATCAGTACAGCGCTGATACCCGGTCGACCGGCCCCGGAGCTCATCAGTGCCGAAACCGTCCAGGGCATGAAGCCCGGTTCGGTCATTGTCGATCTCGCGGTCGAGCGCGGCGGCAACTGTCCGCTTTCAGAAAAAGACCAGATTGTGCAAAAGCACGGCGTCTGGCTCGTTGGCTACAGCAACCTTCCGGCCCTGGTGGCACACGATGCATCCGCGCTTTACGCACGCAACGTGCTCGATTTCATGAAATTGATCGCCAACAACGAAGGCGAACTCGCCATCCAAGAAGAAGATGAAATCATCGTCGCCTGCATGGTTTGCAAGGACGGTAAGGTACTAAGGAGCGCCTGATGGAAGCCGTAAGTCCAACCCTGATCAACGTCATTATTTTCGTGTTGGCCGTCTACGTCGGCTTTCATGTCGTCTGGAACGTCACGCCGGCGCTGCACACGCCGCTCATGGCCGTCACCAACGCCATCTCGGCCATTGTCATCGTAGGCGCCATGCTGGCTGCCGCCCTGACCGAGGGCAGCCTGGCCCGCTACATGGGCGTATTCGCCGTGGCACTGGCCGGGGTGAATGTCTTTGGCGGCTTCCTGGTCACCCGGCGCATGCTCGAGATGTTCAAGAAAAAAGACAAGAAGCCCAAAGCAGGAGGCCAGGCATGATCTCCCACGACCTGGTCACACTGTTTTATTTGATTGCCTCGGTCTGTTTCATACAGGCGCTTAAAGGGCTGTCGCACCCCACCACATCGCGGCGCGGCAACGCCTACGGCATGGTGGGCATGGCCATCGCCGTACTGACCACAGCTGCGCTTATCGTCAGCCTGGCCAAGGACGGCGCCGCCGGCATCGGTTTGGGCTGGGTGCTGCTGGGTCTGCTGGTGGGCGGAACAGTCGGCACCATCATGGCCAAGCGGGTCGAAATGACCAAAATGCCCGAACTGGTGGCTTTCATGCACAGCATGATCGGTCTGGCGGCCGTCGCCATTGCGGTGGCCGTGGTGGCCGAGCCGCAAGCCTTCGGGATCGTCATACCGGGCGACCCCATCCCCGTGGGCAACCGGCTTGAACTCTTTATCGGCACCTTCGTCGGCGCCATTACGTTCTCGGGCTCTGTCATCGCTTTCGGCAAGCTCTCGGGCAAGTATAAGTTCCGCCTGTTCCAGGGCGCGCCCGTTGTCTTCCCGGGCCAGCACATGGTCAACCTGGCGCTGGCGATTGCCATGCTGGCATGCGGCTTCTGGTTCATGGGCACACAAGAATGGCTGCCCTTTATCATCATGACGGCGCTGGCCTTCGTGCTGGGCGTGCTGATCATCATCCCGATTGGCGGCGCCGACATGCCCGTGGTCGTCTCGATGCTTAACAGCTATTCCGGATGGGCAGCAGCCGGTATCGGCTTTTCGCTGAACAACCCCATGCTGATCATTGCCGGCTCGCTGGTCGGCTCGTCCGGCGCCATCTTGTCATACATCATGTGCAAGGCCATGAACCGGTCGTTCTTTAACGTGATCCTTGGCGGATTCGGCGCGGAACCCGGCACAGCGGCCTCGGGCGACCAGGCGGCGCGCAACGTCAAGTCGGGTAGCCCCGACGACGCGGCCTTCCTCATGAGCAATGCCGAGACCGTCACCATCGTGCCTGGCTACGGTCTGGCCGTGGCCCGTGCTCAGCACGCCCTGAAAGAATTGGCCGAAAAACTGACCGAAAAAGGCGTTACCGTCAAATACGCCATCCACCCTGTTGCCGGCCGCATGCCGGGCCACATGAACGTGCTCCTGGCCGAGGCAGAAGTGCCCTACGACCAGGTCTTCGAGATGGACGATATCAACAGCGAGTTCTCGCAGACGGACGTGGTGCTGGTGCTGGGCGCCAACGACGTGGTCAACCCAGCCGCGAAGAACGACCCGCAATCGCCCATCGCGGGCATGCCCATCCTGGAGGCCTACAAGGCACGCACGGTCATCGTCAACAAGCGCTCAATGGCCGCCGGCTACGCCGGCCTGGACAACGAGTTGTTTTATATGGACAAGACCATGATGGTGTTTGGCGATGCCAAGAAAGTAATTGAAGACATGGTCAAGGCAGTCGAATAACCGAGAGTTCATTATGTCTACCGCTAGTACCGAAGTTGAATCCGCCGAGCAATATACAGTTTCCTCGCCAGAGGAAATAAGGCGGTTGCTTCAGTCGGTACAAGCACAGAATTTGCCCGTGCGCGCTTATGTCGTCAGCCGCCGCGCCCCCTTGGTTACAACGATACTCCGCATCGAAGACGATACCGACTCCATCGTCATTGACGGTACGCCCGACAACGGCCTGGCCGCCGACCTTATCGCCGAAGAGAATATCCGCTTCGAGACCGTCCTGGACCACATCCATCTGCGATTCTCGTCTGCGTACGCGCGGTCGTGCCTGATGGACAAACGCAGCGCCTTCCGGCTACCGATCCCCGACGAAATCGGTTTGCAGCGACGCGAGTTCTATCGTGTCGAGGTGCCAGTCACGAACGCGCCGCAGTGCAATTTTCAGCTTAGAATTTCCAAGGACGAGGTCGTGCTTAACGTGAAAGATATCAGCGTAGGCGGCATTTGCGTCATTGATGACAAGAACGTGCTCAGGCAGGTACCAGGCGCTGTTTATGAAAACTGCGAGATCGACCTTCCCGAGCACGGTGAGATCGTTGCCAATTTGCGTGTCGTCCGCTCTGTCGTTCAAGAGCTTGACAACGACAAGCGCCGTCGGCTGGTAGGCCTGGCATTCATGGATTTGCCCAACCGCATGCAAATGCTGGTGCAGAGCTACATCGGGATGGTCGAGCGCAAACTAAACGCCAAACGCCGCGGCTTCGAGTGATCCGCCGCGCCGACAAACAATTTGCTCGACGCAATCAAGCAACGTATTAATAGCTGGCATCATCAATGACATATAAACCGGTTAGACTAGCGGCGACTGTTCCGGCTGCCATTTCAATGGCACCGCCCTCTTACCCGGTATTACATTAATGTCTATCGCCACAACGCCGTCCATGGACGATCACGAAGACCGCTACACCGTGACGTCACGGCTTGAAATTCAATCACTTTTGCGCTCGGTGCAGCGAAAGAACTCCTTGCTGCGGATGCATGTCAAGGGCCGCTTGGTTGCAATCATAACGACCATCCTCGAGATCGACACGGCTACCAACTCGCTGATTGTGGACAACTCTTCCGATGAAGAGTTCAATCGCCGCATCACCACTGCAGGAACCGTGTGCTTCGAGACGTATCTCGACAAGATACGGATAGACTTTTCAACTGATGAGATCCATAACTGCGTACAGGATGGCCGGCCCGCGTTGCGCCTGGCAATTCCCACAACGCTGACACGAGTCCAGCGCCGTGATTCCTATCGGGTCGAAACGCCCGTCACCGACATGCCGCGCTGCACTTTCACCATCGACACGGCAGACGGACCAGCTCGTACCACTCTAGACGTCATGGACATAAGCGCCGGCGGAATCTGTGTGGTCGACAACATGCACCGACTGGACAACGCGAAAGGCGCCACCTACCCCGAATGCAAGCTGAACCTGCCCGAGTTCGGCGACGTTATCGCCACCCTACGTGTGACGCGCTCACTTGACGACGTCGGTGCCAATAATAAAGAGCGCCGGCTACTGGGCTGCAAGTTCGTTTCGTTATCGAACCCAATGCAGATGCAGGTACACAGCTATATCGACATGGTCGAGCGCAAGCTGAACGCCAAACGCCGCGGCTTCGAGTAACACCATGGATGCCGACTTCTGGCTAGAGCGCTGGCGCGACGGGCGCACACACTTTCATCAAAACCGCATTACGCCGTTACTGCAGAAGTACTGGCCTACGCTGGCGCTACCCGCCGACGCCAAGGTGTTCGTGCCGTTGTGCGGCAAGTCGCTCGATATGCTGTGGATCGCCGAGCAAGGTCATTATGTGCTGGGTAGCGAACTATCGCAGTTGGCCGTAGAGCAGTTCTTTGACGAGAACAAACTACGTCCGACTACCCATGACAGCGCCGCAGGGCGACACTACACCGCCGGCAACATCGAGATCATTTGCGGCGACATCTTCGATCTGGACGCTGCAACGCTGGCCGGCTGCATGGGCGCCTACGATCGGGCTGCACTGGTTGCCCTGCCGCAAGACATGCGTCAACGCTATGTGGACCATGTCTATGCGCAGCTTGCTCCAAAATACCGGGGCCTGCTGCTGACTCTGGACTACGAACAAGAGCAAATGGACGGCCCGCCCTTTGCCGTGGGCGACGCGCAAGTGCAATCCCTGTATGCGCAGCACACCGATGCCAGCCTTATAGACCGGCGCGGCATCCTGGACAAAGAGCCAAAGTTCGCCGAACGCGGCCTGACGCGACTCGACACGTTGGTGTACACCCTTAGCCGCCGAACGTAAGTGGCGTTACCATCCTGATATGACCCAAGCCATACGCCTGACTCAGTACAGCCACGGGGCCGGCTGCGGCTGCAAGATATCGCCCAGCGTGCTCGACACCATCCTGGCCGGCAGCGGCGCGCAGAATCTTGATCCGCGCTTGTGGGTCGGCAACGCATCGCGCGACGATGCAGCAGTCTACGGCATCGATGACGAGCGCGGCGTCGTGTCGACGACCGACTTCTTCATGCCCATTGTTGACGACCCCTACGATTTCGGACGCATCGCCGCCACCAATGCCATCAGCGACATCTACGCCATGGGTGGCGACCCCTTGATGGCCATTGCCATACTGGGCTGGCCGGTCAGCATCCTCCCGCCGGAGATTGCACGCGAGGTAATACGTGGCGGACGCGCCGCCTGCGACTTGGCCGGCATCGCGCTGGCCGGCGGACATTCCATCGACGCACCTGAGCCTATTTTCGGCCTGGCCGTTACTGGCATCCTCGACAAGCGTCACCTGAAACGCAACGATACGGCTACCGTGGGCTGCTTGCTTTATCTGACCAAGCCGCTGGGCATAGGCATACTCACTACTGCCGAGAAGCGTGGCACGCTACGCCCCGAAGATGTTGGCGTCGCGCGTGACTGGATGTGCAAGCCCAACTCTGCGGGCAGCCGGTTTGGCAAGCTTGCAGGCGTAAGGGCCATGACCGACGTAACCGGCTTTGGCCTGCTTGGCCACCTGACAGAAATGGCGGATGGCAGCGGCTTGACGGCCCACATCAAGTACGATGCGGTTCCCCGCCTGGACGGTGTGGATTTCTACCTTGGTGCAGGCTGCGTTCCCGGCGGCACCTTGCGCAACTTCGAGAGCTACGGCGCGCGCATCGCCCCGCTGCCCGATACACAAAAATTACTGTTGTGCGATCCGCAAACCAGCGGCGGTTTGCTGGTTGCCGTCGAGCCCGCAGGCCAGGACGCCTTTCTGAAGGCGGCGGCGGAACTGGGTCTGCAGTTAAGCGCCATCGGCCAATTGCACCCCCGCCAGGAGTACGCGGTACAGGTTCTGTAATGCGCCCGGACAGCAGCGACTACGCAAGCATCTTTATCGACGACCTGCCCCTGATGGACGTCAGGGCTCCTGTCGAGTTCGCCAAGGGAGCCTTTCCGCAAGCCTTGAACCTGCCCTTGATGAACGACGGCGAGCGTCAGCAAGTGGGCGCCTGCTATAAGCAACGCGGCCAGCAAGCAGCAATTGCGCTGGGCCATGAGCTGGTGCGCGGCGCCATCAAGGCACAGCGCGTCCAGGCCTGGGCCGAATTTGCACAAGCCCATCCCGACGGCTATCTGTATTGCTTTCGTGGCGGCCTGCGCTCGCAGATCGCCCAACAATGGCTGGACGAGGCAGGCGTTCCCTACCCCCGCATCGTCGGTGGCTACAAGGCCATGCGCGGGTTTTTGATCCAGACGCTGGAGGTCGCCATTGCCCAGTGCGATTTCATTTTGGTGGGCGGGCTGACAGGCAGCGGCAAGACGGAACTGCTTGCCGAACTGGACAATGCCATTGACCTGGAAGGCCACGCCAACCATCGCGGCTCCAGCTTTGGCAAGCACGCCACGCCGCAACCTTGCCAGATAAATTTCGAGAACAGCCTGGCCATCGATCTGCTGAAAAAGCGACACCAGGGCCTGGCATACTTTGCGCTGGAAGAGGAAAGCCGCAGCATCGGAAGCTGCTTTTTGCCCTTACCCTTGCAGTCGGCCATGCCGGGCTACCCCATGGTGTGGCTGGAAGATGATCTGGACGGACGCGTAAATCGCATCTTGCGCGACTACGTGGTCGATCTTTGTGCCGAGTACGTCGCCATACAGGGCGAGCCCGCAGGCTTCCTGGCCTATGCGGATAGGCTGCGATTAAGTCTGGCCGGCATCTCGCGGCGACTGGGCGGCGCCCGCCACCAAAGGTTGGCGTCCATCATGGACGAAGCGCTTGCCACACAACAAAATACTGGTGCCGTCGAGGGTCACCGCGACTGGATACGCGCGCTGCTGACTGAATACTACGACCCGATGTATGCCTTCCAGAAGGAAGGCAAAGGCGAGCGAATATTGTTCAGCGGCCGATATGACGAGGTGCTGGCGTACTTGAAGGCAACGATGTCGCAGCGTCGGCATCCTGCAGGAAAGTCTCGAGTACCTGCGTAAGCCAATTTAAAATGCCTTGCACACGTGGTGGAACCTGCCGCCGGTGGGGGTACAGCAGCGTGACCGGCATGGCGGCCGCAGTCAGGTCCGGCATTACCGACACGAGCTGCCCGGCATCTATCAGGTGTTGCGCACCGACCAGTGGCGCCTGCACCATGCCCAGGCCCGCCAGGCATGCTGCCTGAGCGGCATCGGTGCCATTGACCACAATGGCGCTACGCATGGGATGCAGACGCCGCTGCGTGCCTTCCAGATATTCCCAACCAGCGCCTTGCGTGCCAAGTTTGGCCGCATAATGCACGATGCGATGCTGGTCCAGATCGGCCAGCGTCGTCGGCGTGCCGTAGACCGCCAGATACGCAGGGCTGGCAAGATTGCACATCTGCATCGCGCCGACCGGACGAGCCACCAA from Pollutimonas thiosulfatoxidans includes:
- the mnmH gene encoding tRNA 2-selenouridine(34) synthase MnmH; translated protein: MRPDSSDYASIFIDDLPLMDVRAPVEFAKGAFPQALNLPLMNDGERQQVGACYKQRGQQAAIALGHELVRGAIKAQRVQAWAEFAQAHPDGYLYCFRGGLRSQIAQQWLDEAGVPYPRIVGGYKAMRGFLIQTLEVAIAQCDFILVGGLTGSGKTELLAELDNAIDLEGHANHRGSSFGKHATPQPCQINFENSLAIDLLKKRHQGLAYFALEEESRSIGSCFLPLPLQSAMPGYPMVWLEDDLDGRVNRILRDYVVDLCAEYVAIQGEPAGFLAYADRLRLSLAGISRRLGGARHQRLASIMDEALATQQNTGAVEGHRDWIRALLTEYYDPMYAFQKEGKGERILFSGRYDEVLAYLKATMSQRRHPAGKSRVPA
- a CDS encoding LysR family transcriptional regulator, with the translated sequence MDLTALRIFVRVAELGSFTQTADQLGLAKGRVSAAVQKLEMQVGTRLLQRTTRQVRLTADGEQFLGRCKALIEDAENLQAMFQPVKSGLRGRLRIDLPTALARRLIIPRLPEFLAENPALELGISTTDHQVDLIHEGFDCVLRVGFLRDTELVARPVGAMQMCNLASPAYLAVYGTPTTLADLDQHRIVHYAAKLGTQGAGWEYLEGTQRRLHPMRSAIVVNGTDAAQAACLAGLGMVQAPLVGAQHLIDAGQLVSVMPDLTAAAMPVTLLYPHRRQVPPRVQGILNWLTQVLETFLQDADAATSLPSSTPAPRHIGR